TATACGGCAAGGGAAGTACCGTCGAATCGTTGGGCGTAAAGGTAAACTTGGATGATGTATAGTTTATTTCCTCTAAAGTTCATCCTTAGCGTTCTGTTCGACGGCAATCTCCCCAGCAGCAGAAATCTTTAATTCCTTGGCTGGACGATCACCATAGCTTGTAGAAACATTTTCCATGTAGTCAACTACATCGAAACCATCGACAACTTCACCAAAAACAACGTGAGCATTATTCAACCAGCTGGTAGTAACAGTGgtgatgaaaaattgggATCCGTTGGTGTTCTTACCAGAATTGGCCATCGATAATCTGTATGGTCTATCGTGCTTCAATTCGAAGTTCTCGTCGTCGAATTTTCCTCCGTAGATTGACTTACCACCGTAACCTTTACCGGTTTCAAAGTCACCCCCTTGAAGCATGAACTTAGGAATGATTCTGTGGAAAATCGAACCAGTGTAACCAAACTTTGGA
This is a stretch of genomic DNA from Debaryomyces hansenii CBS767 chromosome G complete sequence. It encodes these proteins:
- a CDS encoding DEHA2G10340p (similar to uniprot|P35176 Saccharomyces cerevisiae YDR304C CPR5 Peptidyl-prolyl cis-trans isomerase (cyclophilin) of the endoplasmic reticulum) translates to MKLLTSLFAILSIAVLFFGKYINASKDLAENPPITHKVFFDVTEEGKPIGRITIGLFGTVVPKTAENFRQLAISTDPKFGYTGSIFHRIIPKFMLQGGDFETGKGYGGKSIYGGKFDDENFELKHDRPYRLSMANSGKNTNGSQFFITTVTTSWLNNAHVVFGEVVDGFDVVDYMENVSTSYGDRPAKELKISAAGEIAVEQNAKDEL